The following are from one region of the Moritella sp. 24 genome:
- a CDS encoding YjiH family protein, translating to MSTTRKNILVFLIPSLFGLFFFLAPLSVNGNFTFPLALMATGVKGLLGDAIHPLITAIICFSAVASVFANTIKPDFIVRSELLTRLFIMTPVWVVIRVLGAIFTLLALYQVGPEFIWDANTGGLVLHDLLPSLLVTFFFAGLLLPLLLNFGLLEFLGTMLSKVMRPVFRLPGRSAIDCISSWLGDGTVGVILTSKQYEEKKYTEREAAVVATMFSPVGISFSLVVLTQVGLENYFVPFYATICLSGIIAAMIIQFLPPLSYKKDTYIDGSKPDLDSELIPESMSAAKYGYQLALERASKVKGVKSTIAEGLQNSLDMMFGVLPVIMAVGTMGLLIAENTPLFTWLGMPFVPLLNLLNLPEAQAAAETVLVGFTDMYVPSIIAASTIESDITKFVIAALSISQLIFMSETGSVILSSKIPVNIIELMAIFVLRTLVTLPIIALCAHMIF from the coding sequence ATGAGTACTACCAGAAAAAATATATTAGTGTTTTTAATCCCTTCTTTATTTGGATTATTTTTCTTTCTTGCACCATTAAGCGTGAACGGAAACTTTACCTTCCCACTGGCTTTAATGGCAACAGGCGTAAAAGGTCTGTTAGGTGACGCAATTCATCCATTAATTACTGCCATTATTTGCTTTTCAGCAGTGGCTTCAGTATTCGCTAATACCATTAAACCTGACTTTATTGTTCGTTCTGAATTATTAACACGCTTATTTATTATGACCCCAGTTTGGGTTGTGATCCGCGTACTTGGTGCCATATTCACACTGTTAGCACTTTATCAAGTTGGCCCAGAGTTCATTTGGGATGCCAACACTGGCGGACTCGTATTGCATGATCTATTACCATCATTGCTTGTGACCTTCTTCTTTGCCGGTTTATTACTGCCATTACTATTAAACTTCGGCTTACTCGAATTTTTAGGCACAATGTTAAGTAAAGTAATGCGCCCTGTATTTCGTTTACCGGGTCGTTCAGCAATTGACTGTATTTCATCATGGCTTGGTGACGGCACCGTTGGTGTAATTTTAACAAGCAAACAATACGAAGAAAAAAAATACACAGAAAGAGAAGCAGCGGTTGTTGCAACTATGTTCTCACCCGTTGGTATTTCATTTTCGTTAGTCGTATTAACACAGGTTGGATTAGAAAATTATTTCGTGCCTTTCTACGCAACAATTTGTCTGTCAGGCATTATCGCAGCAATGATTATTCAGTTTCTGCCACCACTAAGCTATAAAAAAGACACCTATATTGACGGTAGCAAGCCCGATCTTGATAGCGAACTTATCCCAGAATCAATGTCAGCAGCTAAATATGGTTACCAACTGGCACTAGAAAGAGCAAGTAAAGTAAAAGGCGTAAAATCAACAATCGCTGAAGGCCTACAAAATTCATTAGACATGATGTTCGGGGTATTACCTGTGATCATGGCCGTGGGTACAATGGGTTTACTTATTGCAGAAAACACACCGTTATTTACTTGGTTAGGTATGCCGTTTGTACCGCTTCTAAACCTATTAAATCTACCTGAAGCACAAGCAGCAGCAGAAACAGTACTCGTTGGTTTTACTGATATGTACGTACCATCAATTATCGCTGCATCAACTATCGAGAGTGACATCACTAAATTTGTGATTGCCGCATTATCTATCTCTCAATTGATTTTCATGTCAGAAACAGGTTCGGTTATCTTATCAAGTAAGATCCCTGTGAACATTATTGAATTAATGGCAATCTTCGTTCTACGTACCTTAGTGACACTACCTATCATCGCGCTCTGCGCGCACATGATCTTCTAA
- a CDS encoding helix-turn-helix domain-containing protein, with protein MSKYSRELKLIIAKECLGGKSSYTLANELSISSRQIRYWTQVFAIHSTNSFLPNSHANSAKTKLQSLKLMWTNGWSLTHTSAVLNLSSPGSLSVWLKTYNESGFRGLQHTSINRPKMTQSNTTQKPDSEMTTAELKEELAYLRAENAVLKKLEELDQAKRRKTKKKR; from the coding sequence ATGTCCAAATATAGTCGTGAGTTAAAACTCATTATCGCGAAAGAGTGTCTAGGTGGTAAATCATCTTATACATTAGCAAATGAACTATCGATATCATCTCGACAGATTCGATATTGGACTCAAGTCTTTGCTATTCATAGCACAAATTCATTCCTACCAAATTCACATGCAAATAGTGCCAAAACAAAGCTGCAATCATTAAAATTAATGTGGACAAATGGTTGGTCGCTCACTCACACTAGTGCCGTATTAAACCTGTCTTCTCCCGGTTCGCTTTCTGTATGGCTAAAAACATATAACGAATCTGGCTTCAGAGGGCTTCAACACACCTCGATAAATAGGCCTAAAATGACACAATCTAATACAACTCAAAAACCAGATAGTGAAATGACAACAGCAGAGTTAAAGGAAGAGTTAGCCTATCTACGAGCCGAGAATGCTGTATTAAAAAAGTTGGAAGAGCTAGACCAAGCAAAGCGCCGAAAAACAAAGAAAAAGCGATAA
- a CDS encoding IS3 family transposase: MKKVGRARPSKAPKNKEKAITVLALKNKHALKHLLQASELAKSVFYYQIKVNEKPDTYERELALIRDIYHEHKGRYGYRRIQLTLKRQGITLNHKTVQRLMAQLDLKSTVRPKKYSSYKGGAGTTAPNVLERNFNATKPDEKWATDVTEFKVRDQRVYLSPVIALFTKEIVAYKIAKDARLPLVTDMLKDAINSLDKHSKPIVHSDQGWHYRHRGYQKQLAAHGLTQSMSRKGNCLDNAVAENFFGLLKTEMYHRQKFNDADELIKKLDEYIEYYNTKRIKVKLKGLTPIEYRNQALQAA; the protein is encoded by the coding sequence ATTAAAAAAGTTGGAAGAGCTAGACCAAGCAAAGCGCCGAAAAACAAAGAAAAAGCGATAACGGTTTTAGCTCTTAAAAATAAACATGCACTAAAGCACCTTCTTCAAGCCTCAGAGTTGGCTAAAAGTGTGTTTTATTATCAAATTAAAGTAAATGAAAAACCGGATACCTATGAACGTGAACTGGCGCTTATAAGAGATATTTATCACGAACATAAAGGGCGCTACGGCTACCGTAGGATCCAGCTAACACTGAAAAGACAAGGTATTACGCTAAACCATAAAACGGTGCAAAGGTTGATGGCTCAACTGGATCTAAAGTCGACCGTTCGACCTAAAAAATACAGCTCTTATAAAGGCGGAGCTGGAACTACGGCACCGAATGTACTTGAGCGAAATTTTAATGCTACAAAGCCAGATGAAAAGTGGGCAACTGATGTAACTGAATTTAAGGTGAGAGATCAAAGAGTTTATTTATCACCAGTTATAGCTCTATTTACCAAAGAAATAGTCGCTTATAAGATAGCTAAAGATGCTCGCTTACCATTAGTTACAGATATGCTAAAAGATGCCATTAATAGCTTAGATAAGCATTCGAAGCCAATAGTGCATAGCGATCAAGGGTGGCACTATCGCCACAGGGGATATCAAAAACAACTAGCTGCTCATGGGCTAACGCAGAGCATGTCCAGAAAAGGGAACTGTTTAGACAATGCAGTAGCTGAAAACTTCTTTGGCTTATTAAAAACAGAAATGTATCATAGGCAAAAATTCAACGATGCCGATGAATTAATAAAAAAGCTCGACGAGTACATCGAGTATTACAATACGAAACGGATCAAGGTCAAATTAAAAGGCCTGACTCCGATAGAATATCGAAACCAGGCCTTACAAGCCGCTTAA
- a CDS encoding DUF2165 family protein: MINLTLSHRISKVTLSTSISIFCLLVGSDNLINFNANYQFVQHVLSMDAMEPWFDASAFEYRVITNPTFHLISYYVIIFAELLAGTLGLIGSVLMAKHINNPRFSQGQAFFLLGGTVAISLWYLGFAVIGGEWFSMWANQWNGQMKAYTFATFILISMIYVLVPTPEEK; encoded by the coding sequence ATGATAAACCTTACCCTCTCACACCGAATTTCCAAAGTAACACTAAGTACTTCTATTAGTATTTTTTGCTTACTTGTAGGCAGTGATAATTTGATTAACTTCAACGCTAACTATCAATTTGTTCAGCATGTTTTATCTATGGATGCGATGGAACCTTGGTTCGATGCGAGTGCTTTTGAATACCGCGTTATTACAAACCCAACCTTTCACCTTATCAGCTACTATGTGATTATATTTGCCGAATTACTGGCGGGTACATTGGGTTTAATCGGTAGTGTTTTAATGGCAAAGCATATTAATAACCCACGTTTTTCACAGGGCCAAGCCTTTTTCTTACTCGGGGGAACGGTAGCAATTTCACTTTGGTATTTAGGTTTTGCCGTTATCGGTGGCGAGTGGTTTTCGATGTGGGCAAATCAATGGAATGGTCAGATGAAAGCATATACCTTTGCCACTTTTATACTTATTTCGATGATTTATGTATTAGTACCGACGCCGGAAGAAAAGTAA
- a CDS encoding AEC family transporter, which translates to MFWQSLSFSFSVTGPICILLFLGYFLKRIKFINDAFVDNASKLVFKVTLPTLLFLSIINSDQSVEINSSYIAFGLVANIAFFLFITFACKLFIKDKQNHGVIIQGGFRSNTAIIGLAYVANVYGDSGVALAAIYVAFTTVLYNILAVICLTSTQSKLGLAGLRDLLSSIAKNPLIIGILLGVLFLTLSIKMPPVLISTGQYFANMTLPLALLCTGATLNLGELRSEGVNTWFSSVFKLLLAPILITGSAYLWGFSQLEIGLLFFMTAAPTAAASYVMARSMGGNANLAANIIATTTAGSLITCSLGISILHRFNFFP; encoded by the coding sequence ATGTTTTGGCAATCACTTTCTTTCTCGTTTTCTGTGACAGGACCTATCTGCATATTATTATTTTTGGGTTATTTTCTAAAACGTATTAAATTTATTAACGATGCTTTTGTGGATAACGCTTCCAAGCTTGTTTTTAAAGTGACCTTACCGACGCTACTGTTTTTAAGCATTATAAATTCTGATCAATCTGTCGAAATAAACTCAAGTTATATTGCCTTTGGCCTTGTCGCGAATATTGCTTTCTTCTTGTTTATCACCTTTGCCTGCAAATTATTCATTAAAGACAAACAAAACCATGGCGTTATTATTCAAGGGGGATTCCGGTCTAACACGGCGATCATAGGGCTTGCTTACGTTGCCAATGTATATGGTGATTCTGGCGTTGCTTTAGCGGCGATCTATGTTGCGTTTACTACTGTGTTGTATAATATTTTAGCCGTTATATGTTTAACATCGACACAATCAAAGCTAGGTTTGGCAGGGCTTAGAGATCTCTTGAGCTCGATTGCTAAAAATCCGTTAATTATAGGTATTCTGCTTGGTGTTCTGTTTTTAACGTTAAGCATAAAAATGCCCCCTGTATTGATTAGTACAGGACAATATTTTGCCAATATGACCTTGCCGTTAGCGTTATTATGCACGGGTGCGACACTTAATTTAGGGGAGCTACGTAGTGAAGGGGTTAATACCTGGTTTTCGAGTGTCTTTAAGTTACTGTTAGCGCCAATATTGATCACTGGTAGTGCTTATTTGTGGGGCTTTAGTCAGCTAGAAATCGGGTTATTATTTTTTATGACTGCTGCACCGACTGCCGCTGCGAGCTATGTGATGGCGCGTTCAATGGGTGGTAATGCCAATCTAGCCGCTAACATTATTGCTACGACGACTGCTGGGTCACTCATTACTTGTAGTTTAGGTATTTCAATCTTGCATCGTTTTAATTTTTTCCCATAG
- a CDS encoding leishmanolysin-related zinc metalloendopeptidase has product MRFFTLKNFAILSIATILYLTGCSNTAQANNVVKTVSNGALTFELEFEDKLQLENGRVLRWSEALQQPYIDAANQWLTALVGVDGREEHTIHMSISVHEMACCNGFAGPDSEIQIGDYEIPTSGSLTIGNHTYEQGFDQVEFKANIRHEMGHILGIGSYTEAFTEYSKEYKGNVLKVPNSMAAKQYNAIYGNTYQYVPISDDGGHLYDYVQQEDKKRVLDNGRVLPPLTKEFMANGVSFGAVTLGVLDDIGYEVSYSGAERYKP; this is encoded by the coding sequence ATGCGCTTTTTTACATTGAAAAACTTTGCGATCTTATCTATCGCTACCATTCTATATTTAACGGGATGCAGCAATACCGCCCAAGCCAACAATGTTGTTAAAACAGTCTCCAATGGTGCGCTGACTTTTGAACTTGAATTTGAAGATAAACTGCAATTAGAAAATGGCAGGGTATTAAGATGGAGTGAAGCATTACAACAACCTTATATCGATGCGGCAAACCAATGGTTAACAGCATTAGTCGGTGTTGATGGGAGAGAAGAGCACACCATACACATGAGTATCTCTGTTCATGAAATGGCATGCTGTAATGGCTTCGCTGGCCCTGATTCAGAAATTCAAATTGGTGACTACGAGATCCCAACGAGTGGTTCGCTGACGATCGGTAATCATACCTACGAACAAGGATTTGATCAGGTTGAGTTTAAAGCCAATATCCGTCATGAAATGGGACATATTCTTGGCATCGGGTCGTATACAGAAGCGTTTACCGAGTACAGTAAAGAGTACAAAGGCAATGTGCTAAAAGTGCCAAATAGCATGGCGGCGAAGCAATATAATGCGATATACGGTAACACCTATCAGTATGTGCCAATCAGTGATGATGGTGGTCACTTGTACGATTATGTACAGCAAGAAGATAAAAAACGCGTGTTAGATAACGGCCGAGTATTACCGCCATTAACTAAAGAATTTATGGCAAATGGTGTGTCGTTTGGTGCGGTGACGTTAGGGGTGTTAGATGATATTGGTTACGAAGTTTCTTATAGTGGGGCGGAGCGTTATAAGCCTTAA
- a CDS encoding LysE family translocator: MSTISLLTLFGTMLLLAIVPGPGVFAIIARSFSSGFSRGVYMVIGMLLADYVFIILALFGLSALAEIMGTAFFVIKYISAAYLIWLGYKLLKTKATAVDIATTQESSLLSNLMAGLLVTLGNPKAILFYVGFFPAFVNIGDVSYSDVASIMLAATVAFGSVNVGYAFLAVKARGVFKSPNASNVINKTAGTVMVSMGALVAVRS; encoded by the coding sequence ATGTCTACTATCAGTTTACTCACATTATTCGGCACTATGTTGTTACTGGCTATCGTACCTGGCCCCGGTGTATTCGCTATTATCGCACGCTCGTTTTCATCGGGTTTTTCGCGTGGCGTATATATGGTCATCGGGATGCTACTCGCAGATTATGTGTTTATTATATTGGCTTTATTTGGGCTGTCGGCATTGGCTGAAATAATGGGGACTGCATTTTTTGTTATCAAATATATCAGTGCTGCTTACTTAATATGGCTTGGTTATAAATTGCTGAAGACCAAAGCGACCGCAGTTGATATAGCGACCACACAAGAATCATCATTATTGTCTAATTTGATGGCGGGTCTATTAGTGACTCTAGGTAACCCTAAAGCTATTTTGTTTTATGTGGGATTCTTCCCCGCTTTTGTCAATATTGGCGATGTTTCTTATTCTGATGTAGCGTCTATCATGTTGGCGGCGACGGTGGCCTTTGGCAGTGTGAATGTTGGTTATGCTTTTCTGGCGGTGAAAGCGAGAGGGGTATTTAAATCACCAAATGCATCAAACGTCATCAATAAGACAGCAGGTACTGTAATGGTGTCTATGGGCGCGCTAGTCGCGGTAAGATCGTAA
- the hflX gene encoding GTPase HflX has translation MSIATTEHSVNRALLIAIRTPCVSQQEVDESLSELSRLVSTLGFSVVGAKTQRQRSTKQLSVLGSGKLEELASLTGESTFYENDVQIELDQDELSQLLATTDIKCQANVVVFDCELSPNQLSNVEAALGVEVYDRTRVIIEIFSKHARTRTAKLQVEIARLNYLTPRLRDESSGDRERQKGRSISETVFEINRRRVRNQIAELRRELVKLQREMEGRSSGRVEQLTVALVGYTNAGKSSLMRALTDTEVLVEDKLFATLDTTVRTLQPPTQPRILISDTVGFIQKLPHDLVASFHSTLEEAKNADLLLYVVDASDENFTSQLAIVDHVLDQLNIDLNNKVLLLNKVDCLTEEQQLDLLERYPDALQISAHDKADVAFVHKEIQARLEKKMCAACFDIPYTASGVMGEIHSKMQVLEEEYHEKGIRITMKASPVALERLHKMLQLTTF, from the coding sequence ATGTCGATCGCAACAACAGAACACTCCGTTAACCGCGCCTTATTAATCGCTATTCGCACGCCTTGTGTTAGTCAGCAAGAAGTAGACGAATCATTATCAGAACTAAGCCGCTTGGTTAGCACCCTCGGTTTCTCTGTGGTTGGCGCTAAAACCCAACGTCAAAGATCGACCAAACAGTTGTCTGTATTAGGCTCGGGTAAACTAGAAGAATTAGCCTCATTAACAGGTGAAAGTACATTTTATGAAAATGATGTGCAGATTGAATTAGACCAAGACGAGTTAAGCCAATTATTAGCAACCACAGATATTAAATGCCAAGCCAACGTGGTGGTATTCGATTGCGAACTAAGCCCGAATCAATTAAGTAATGTTGAAGCAGCATTAGGGGTTGAGGTTTATGACCGTACCCGCGTTATTATCGAAATTTTCAGCAAACACGCGCGTACACGTACCGCCAAGCTGCAAGTTGAAATCGCCCGCCTAAACTACCTAACACCGCGCTTACGTGATGAAAGCAGTGGCGATCGCGAACGTCAAAAAGGCCGCTCAATCAGTGAAACTGTATTTGAGATTAACCGTCGTCGTGTGCGTAATCAAATTGCCGAACTAAGACGTGAACTCGTTAAACTACAACGTGAAATGGAAGGCCGCAGCAGTGGTCGTGTTGAGCAACTAACCGTAGCTCTAGTTGGTTATACCAATGCCGGTAAGTCATCATTAATGCGCGCCTTAACAGACACCGAAGTCTTAGTAGAAGATAAACTGTTTGCAACCCTAGACACCACAGTGCGAACGTTACAGCCGCCAACACAACCGCGTATTTTAATCTCAGACACAGTGGGCTTTATTCAAAAGCTGCCCCACGATTTAGTTGCTTCTTTTCATTCGACATTAGAAGAAGCAAAAAATGCCGACTTATTACTTTACGTAGTAGATGCATCTGACGAAAACTTTACCTCGCAGTTAGCCATTGTTGACCATGTATTAGATCAGTTAAATATTGATTTAAACAACAAAGTATTACTGCTGAATAAAGTCGATTGTTTAACTGAAGAGCAGCAATTAGATCTACTTGAACGTTACCCAGATGCATTGCAAATTAGCGCTCATGATAAAGCCGACGTTGCATTCGTACATAAAGAAATTCAGGCTCGACTAGAAAAGAAAATGTGCGCAGCCTGTTTTGATATTCCCTACACAGCCAGTGGCGTAATGGGCGAGATCCACAGTAAAATGCAGGTGCTTGAAGAGGAATACCATGAAAAAGGTATTCGCATTACCATGAAAGCCAGCCCGGTTGCATTAGAGCGTTTGCATAAAATGCTACAGCTTACTACTTTCTAA
- the ygjK gene encoding alpha-glucosidase, whose product MNTRRTLLAATITSILMLSGCNDSNTVDQTVQLPTPPSSEYKDVIDRTGNPEYLRDYDEYSNLEYNAFIDNGAWHGHLLPEDAKGYGSFGGIMQVTQEYAHFMSGQEFDKMELTNTVTGKQIDLSAAKANIYSTPGSLVQVLTTDELSVQMVLRFVTDRTSLVETKITNLTDEDLSLAVAWGGELVQKARSTEGYETKSVDEYYPGYNRQMSTIDNGIKINFGEMKNNWAIMNDGDAEFRIVRSIKTISSVNETNFSSTGNQAVSAGETETIYTAYSNLHNVEEVNSEKLKVANILANPTQYMDESKARWAEYLDKGLTNQNATAEQRRVGVKAMMTLNGNWRSAAGDITQATVTPSVTARWFSGANTWPWDTWKQAYAMAHFNPDVAMDNIRSVFQNQIKSDDIIRPQDAGYLLDVLTYTLPESRNGAGSENWNERNTKPSLAAWSVMEVYNALITEFDRPQDAQAFIDEMYPNLVAYHDWWLTNRDHNNNGVPEYGAAVDPAHNTDDGHMYVQVETKEDLIAKFGADSVTKNGDWYKVVGMDNYNSILDDVVYTDLSVGAQEAAGWESGMDNAARFGFINDEQLAAYIASGGNKEDWQVRFAENRSADDTLLGFSMLQESVDQASYMYSDNKFLAEMAGLVSPSVEGKDRATEFLTGATEIKEYINKCMFDEGTGFYYDIKMNVEADGTTAAPLENGCAGLPIVERGRGPEGWGPLFNGAATQDNADAVVATILKKGEFDSSSDFPGEGISMPTAAQSNPAYDPDIYWRGRVWLDQFYFGVKSMESYGYGPDAFRIADDLFNNAEGMVGNGTIRENYNPETGAVQGASNFSWSSAHMYMLYRGFFK is encoded by the coding sequence ATGAATACGAGAAGAACCTTGCTAGCAGCGACGATTACATCGATTCTAATGCTTTCTGGCTGTAATGATTCGAATACTGTTGATCAAACAGTTCAACTACCAACACCACCTTCAAGCGAATATAAAGACGTTATTGATCGCACGGGTAATCCCGAATATCTTCGTGATTATGATGAGTATTCTAACCTTGAATACAATGCATTTATCGATAACGGTGCATGGCATGGTCATTTACTGCCTGAAGATGCAAAAGGGTATGGTTCATTTGGTGGCATCATGCAGGTAACGCAAGAGTATGCTCATTTCATGTCAGGTCAAGAGTTTGACAAGATGGAACTTACAAATACTGTCACGGGTAAACAAATAGATCTTTCTGCTGCAAAGGCAAATATTTATAGTACACCGGGTTCTCTGGTTCAGGTGCTGACGACCGACGAATTAAGTGTTCAGATGGTACTTCGATTTGTAACAGACCGAACATCACTTGTTGAAACTAAAATCACTAACCTAACAGACGAAGATTTAAGTCTTGCAGTTGCATGGGGCGGTGAGTTAGTTCAAAAAGCGCGCTCAACTGAGGGCTATGAAACTAAATCCGTTGACGAGTATTATCCCGGATATAATCGCCAAATGTCGACCATCGATAATGGTATTAAGATTAACTTTGGTGAAATGAAAAATAACTGGGCAATTATGAATGACGGAGATGCAGAGTTCCGCATTGTACGTTCGATCAAAACAATATCTTCGGTTAATGAAACTAATTTTTCTTCAACTGGTAACCAAGCGGTATCTGCTGGCGAAACTGAAACTATTTACACTGCTTATTCTAATCTCCACAACGTTGAAGAAGTTAATAGCGAAAAACTAAAAGTAGCCAATATTCTTGCTAATCCAACGCAATATATGGATGAGTCGAAAGCGCGTTGGGCTGAATACTTAGACAAAGGCCTTACTAATCAAAATGCGACAGCCGAACAGCGACGTGTAGGTGTCAAAGCTATGATGACGCTGAATGGTAACTGGCGTTCTGCTGCAGGTGATATAACTCAGGCAACAGTAACACCATCAGTAACGGCTCGTTGGTTCTCTGGTGCCAATACGTGGCCTTGGGATACTTGGAAACAAGCTTATGCAATGGCTCATTTTAATCCAGATGTAGCAATGGATAACATTCGTTCTGTATTCCAAAATCAAATTAAATCGGATGATATTATTCGCCCACAAGACGCGGGTTATCTGCTTGATGTGCTTACTTACACCTTGCCTGAATCGCGTAATGGTGCGGGTTCTGAAAACTGGAATGAGCGTAACACTAAACCTTCGCTTGCAGCATGGTCTGTTATGGAAGTATATAACGCACTGATTACAGAGTTTGATCGCCCTCAAGATGCACAAGCGTTTATTGATGAGATGTACCCAAATCTCGTTGCTTATCATGACTGGTGGTTAACGAATCGTGACCACAATAATAATGGTGTTCCAGAATATGGTGCTGCTGTAGATCCTGCTCATAATACCGATGATGGTCATATGTATGTTCAGGTCGAAACAAAAGAAGATCTGATTGCTAAATTTGGTGCCGATAGTGTCACTAAAAATGGCGATTGGTATAAAGTTGTTGGTATGGATAACTACAACTCTATTCTTGACGATGTTGTTTATACTGATCTATCTGTTGGTGCTCAAGAAGCTGCTGGTTGGGAATCTGGCATGGATAACGCGGCTAGATTTGGCTTTATTAATGACGAACAGTTAGCCGCTTATATCGCTTCTGGCGGTAACAAAGAAGATTGGCAAGTGCGTTTTGCTGAAAACCGTTCTGCTGATGATACGCTGTTAGGGTTCTCAATGCTTCAAGAGTCTGTAGACCAAGCATCTTATATGTATTCGGATAACAAATTTCTTGCTGAAATGGCAGGACTGGTTTCACCTAGCGTTGAAGGTAAAGACCGTGCTACTGAATTCTTAACTGGTGCAACAGAGATCAAAGAGTACATAAATAAATGTATGTTTGATGAAGGCACTGGTTTCTACTACGACATTAAGATGAACGTTGAAGCTGATGGTACGACTGCTGCACCACTAGAAAATGGTTGTGCTGGATTGCCAATCGTAGAGCGTGGACGTGGACCTGAAGGGTGGGGGCCATTATTCAATGGCGCTGCCACTCAAGATAATGCCGATGCTGTGGTTGCTACGATCCTTAAAAAAGGTGAATTTGATTCATCATCTGATTTCCCTGGTGAAGGGATTTCAATGCCAACTGCGGCTCAGTCAAATCCGGCTTATGATCCAGATATCTACTGGCGTGGTCGAGTTTGGTTAGATCAGTTCTATTTTGGTGTTAAATCGATGGAATCATATGGCTATGGCCCAGATGCATTCCGTATCGCTGATGACTTATTTAATAATGCAGAGGGTATGGTTGGCAACGGGACGATTCGCGAGAACTACAACCCTGAGACTGGTGCAGTGCAAGGTGCGAGTAATTTCTCATGGAGCTCAGCTCATATGTACATGCTTTACAGAGGTTTTTTTAAATAG